The following are encoded in a window of Arctopsyche grandis isolate Sample6627 chromosome 4, ASM5162203v2, whole genome shotgun sequence genomic DNA:
- the LOC143911265 gene encoding uncharacterized protein LOC143911265, with amino-acid sequence MKISLVLYCVFTLFFCVDSVPQIIEEFNELLGIFGEYCILIPMKFQIDTYLSSSQFDEPNESSNGKFITSNQISCSITGLYNSTSNINLRVFLKTYSKPNTELKISIVEGNEALINEIVISFDEEEEKPWEEVELETDHSGDFRVKLSYTATDRDKAFAIDYVILSIDGEITATTSTLSETTEETDGETTPIDSSTSDIETTNDFTSDPSIATKTTTDDGTDATSPPAPNPDISNYKLYKGLAIAAISISSVCVLWLFILAIYTVRRNTSITTEIIPENGSTSSISDECYIPRINKLNKYS; translated from the exons ATGAAAATATCGCTGGTATTATATTGTGTATTTACACTCTTTTTTTGTGTTGATTCAGTGCCTCAAATAATTGAAGAGTTTAATGAATTGCTCGGAATATTTGGTGAATACTGCATCTTAATACCCATGAAGTTTCAAATAGATACATATCTTAGTAGTTCGCAATTCGACGAACCTAATGAAAGCTCTAATGGAAAGTTCATCACCTCTAACCAAATAAGCTGTTCTATTACTGGACTATACAATTCAACTTCGAACATCAACTTGAGAGTTTTTTTGAAAACGTATTCAAAACCAAATACCGAACTGAAAATTTCAATCGTGGAAGGGAATGAAGCACTCATTAACGAAATAGTTATATCGTTTGATGAGGAGGAAGAAAAGCCGTGGGAAGAAGTAGAATTGGAAACAGACCACTCTGGAGATTTTagg GTAAAATTATCATACACGGCAACTGATAGAGATAAAGCGTTTGCAATAGATTATGTGATATTATCTATCGACGGTGAAATTACTGCTACTACTTCTACTCTCAGTGAAACAACAGAAGAAACTGATGGCGAAACAACCCCCATAGATAGTTCCACATCTGATATTGAAACTACCAATGATTTTACTAGTGACCCTTCGATTGCCACTAAAACTACCACTGATGATGGTACCGATGCCACAAGTCCCCCAGCACCAAATCcagatatttcaaattataaacttTATAAGGGTTTAGCCATCGCAGCGATATCAATTTCTAGTGTTTGTGTCTTGTGGCTTTTCATACTCGCGATATATACGGTGAGAAGAAATACATCCATTACAACAGAAATCATTCCCGAAAATGGATCAACATCATCTATATCTGACGAGTGTTACATACCACGTatcaacaaattaaataaatattcatga
- the LOC143911061 gene encoding uncharacterized protein LOC143911061 — MKIPNLIFIFFIGLVSIHSVVEAALCTINIEENFEDETLGLLKENCPNYQKFEVTPYEGSNLESPTVFKEYFANATGSACSQTENVKVTSGSEVKILFSSMGNVEITGSLLIEIFDAEYPDMVIESEEIQINDSTDWTWKSWTLETGTVIKTRLTFKSLEETSFLAIDKLIIIVKEDKCLMSEATLDPKSRKESNNINDAIDEWKIISVVAVSLAGVALVITIVASILVVSGNKKFNDNNTYQNDLYPVTQTIIPRVDSQKYFY; from the exons ATGAAAATTCCaaatttgattttcatatttttcattggtTTAGTGTCTATACATTCAGTCGTGGAAGCCGCTCTATGCACAATTAACATAGAGGAGAATTTCGAAGATGAAACTCTTGGATTGCTAAAAGAAAACTGTCCAAACTATCAAAAATTTGAAGTGACTCCGTATGAAGGATCAAATTTGGAATCACCGACAgtttttaaagaatattttgcAAATGCCACTGGATCGGCATGCTCCCAAACTGAAAATGTCAAAGTCACCAGTGGTTCtgaagtaaaaattttattttcgtctatGGGCAATGTGGAAATCACTGGTTcgttattaattgaaatatttgatgCGGAATATCCCGACATGGTAATTGAAAGTGAAGAAATTCAAATAAACGATTCAACAGATTGGACGTGGAAATCGTGGACTTTGGAAACAGGGACAGTCATAAAG ACAAGGTTAACGTTTAAATCATTAGAAGAAACCTCGTTTTTGGCCATTGACAAATTGATAATAATAGTGAAGGAAGATAAATGTCTTATGTCGGAAGCAACTCTTGATCCCAAATCACGAAAAGAGTCAAATAATATCAATGATGCAATTGATGAATGGAAAATTATATCAGTAGTGGCCGTATCCTTAGCTGGAGTTGCTTTAGTGATTACTATCGTTGCAAGCATTTTAGTTGTTTCCGGAAATAAGAAATTCAATGATAATAACACTTACCAAAACGATTTATACCCAGTAACTCAAACGATCATTCCCCGGGTGGattctcaaaaatatttttactaa
- the LOC143910645 gene encoding uncharacterized protein LOC143910645, with amino-acid sequence MKTIQLLLALFAIPVLCSCVEELNSTYEDFSSDLGIFNTSCIPGRQLLDRKSYDDNIIPKPIEANGYFMSANTTSCSQTVLYETTREFEIMINSFRFRETTATFDVLILNENNTVVQNITLDFNRLYDWRYDNLTFSYPLPFRIRLSYVTLYDEVVFAIDHIVVNLLDEIYTTEGVSESTTEGVSESTTEPPEIPDCVKDDFGFNSPGLLKDYCGNAALSNFTVMQYSNWNNISKPLGSNDYFMMSENKFSPSCAISSSPLSVEANTTLVLSIYTDNEVNSVNSGFLFIVNANNSDIIIQFSPITIDSSRYWRNVEITIQFDADILLKFQMEALSNPRAFLAIDHLGFRSQNGTDCISTCQCSRNLCSNAYVSIEGEQGGASGLGTTSIIISTTVVVSVLWGAVLTAFIFTKNRRSKQDLLDNEVRPGNSEE; translated from the exons atgaaaacgatccAACTACTTCTTGCTCTATTCGCCATCCCCGTACTGTGTTCATGTGTTGAAGAGCTGAACTCTACATACGAAGATTTTAGTTCTGATCTGGGTATTTTCAACACATCATGTATACCGGGTCGTCAGCTACTTGATAGAAAATCATATGATGACAATATCATCCCAAAGCCCATTGAAGCTAATGGATATTTTATGTCAGCAAACACGACCAGTTGCTCTCAGACAGTACTGTATGAGACAACGCGAGAGTTCGAAATTATGATTAATTCGTTCAGATTCAGAGAAACCACAGCGACATTCGACGTGCTAATTTTGAATGAGAATAATACTGTGGTACAAAATATTACCCTCGACTTCAATCGGTTGTATGATTGGAGATATGACAACTTGACATTCTCGTACCCGCTTCCTTTCCGG ATAAGGCTTTCATATGTTACACTCTATGACGAAGTAGTATTCGCAATAGATCACATTGTCGTTAATCTATTGGACGAAATATACACGACAGAGGGGGTCAGTGAATCGACGACAGAGGGGGTCAGTGAATCGACGACCGAACCACCTGAAATCCCAGACTGCGTGAAGGATGACTTTGGATTCAACTCTCCTGGTTTATTGAAAGATTATTGTGGAAATGCAGCTCTGTCAAACTTCACCGTGATGCAATATTCTAACTGGAATAACATCTCAAAACCATTGGGCTCTAATGATTATTTTATGATGAGTGAAAACAAGTTTTCACCTAGTTGCGCAATCAGTTCAAGCCCCTTGAGTGTAGAAGCGAACACAACATTAGTGTTGTCTATATATACAGACAACGAAGTAAATTCTGTTAATTCTGGCTTTTTGTTTATAGTCAATGCAAATAATTCTGATATAATCATTCAATTTAGTCCGATCACTATTGATAGCTCTCGCTATTGGAGAAACGTCGAAATCACCATACAATTTGATGCCGATATATTG ttGAAATTCCAAATGGAAGCACTTAGCAATCCTAGAGCATTCTTGGCCATCGATCATTTGGGTTTTAGAAGTCAAAATGGTACAGATTGTATATCCACGTGTCAGTGCTCGAGAAATTTGTGTTCCAATGCATACGTTAGCATTGAAGGAGAACAAGGTGGAGCTTCAGGACTCGGAACCActtcaataataatttccaCAACTGTGGTTGTAAGTGTGCTGTGGGGTGCTGTCTTGACGgctttcatttttacaaaaaatcgaAGGTCCAAACAGGATTTGTTAGACAACGAAGTTAGACCAGGAAACAGtgaagaataa